In the Clostridium sporogenes genome, one interval contains:
- the ptsG gene encoding glucose-specific PTS transporter subunit IIBC has protein sequence MFKKSFGVLQQVGKALMLPVALLPAAGILLAFGNMFQNEAFLKLAPALNSPAFQGFAKVMEQSGNIVFANLALLFAVGVAVGLAGGEGVAGLAAIVGFLIMNVTMGVVTGVTPGLVGKAHPEFANVLGIPTLQTGVFGGIIMGIIAAQLYKKYYNIELPSYLGFFAGKRFVPIITATFAIIVGLILVFIWPPIQTGLNTFSHNMIDANKTLSALIFGIIERALIPFGLHHIFYNPFWFQFGEYVNKAGQLVNGDQTIFFAQLKDGVPFTAGTFMTGKFPFMMFGLPAAALAIYQEAKPEKKKLVGGIMASAALTAFLTGITEPIEFSFLFVAPALFAIHCVFAGLSFMTMHLLNIKIGMTFSGGVIDFILFGVVPNRTRWWLVIPVGLCFSVIYYFGFRFAIRKWNLKTPGREDDTNAGSGSHVSEGSLAAKTLEALGGKENLTNLDACITRLRVSVNSIDKVNKEELKALGASGVMVVGNNIQAIFGPKSDQLKEQIKDVISGKIITEDVKIKEPKKENVKVSSKDKFIAPIEGKILSITDVPDEVFSQKMMGDGFAIEPKNGTVVSPVDGVVTTVFPTKHAIGITADNGLELLIHFGIDTVNLKGEGLDALVEQDAKVKAGDPILKVDIDKIKDKVPSIITPIIFTNLTDDQELEIAKIGNHVKAGEDNIIKLK, from the coding sequence ATGTTTAAAAAATCATTTGGTGTTTTACAACAAGTTGGTAAAGCCTTAATGCTACCTGTAGCATTATTGCCAGCTGCTGGTATTTTATTAGCTTTCGGTAATATGTTTCAAAATGAAGCCTTTCTAAAGCTAGCACCAGCATTAAATTCCCCTGCTTTCCAAGGCTTTGCAAAAGTCATGGAACAATCAGGTAACATAGTTTTCGCTAATCTAGCTTTGTTATTTGCTGTAGGTGTTGCAGTAGGACTTGCTGGTGGTGAAGGTGTTGCAGGACTTGCAGCTATAGTTGGATTCTTAATTATGAATGTTACTATGGGTGTTGTAACTGGTGTAACTCCAGGATTAGTAGGTAAAGCTCATCCTGAATTTGCAAACGTCTTAGGTATACCTACTCTGCAAACCGGAGTATTTGGCGGTATTATAATGGGTATTATTGCAGCTCAATTATATAAAAAGTATTACAATATAGAATTACCTTCTTATTTAGGATTCTTTGCAGGAAAAAGATTCGTTCCAATAATAACAGCAACTTTTGCAATTATAGTAGGTTTAATACTAGTATTTATATGGCCACCAATTCAAACTGGATTAAATACTTTTTCTCACAATATGATAGATGCTAATAAAACTCTATCAGCTCTAATATTCGGTATTATTGAAAGAGCACTAATTCCATTTGGATTACATCACATATTCTATAACCCATTCTGGTTCCAATTTGGCGAATATGTAAATAAAGCTGGTCAATTAGTAAACGGTGATCAAACTATATTCTTTGCTCAATTAAAAGATGGAGTTCCATTTACAGCTGGTACCTTTATGACTGGTAAATTCCCATTCATGATGTTTGGTCTTCCAGCAGCAGCTTTAGCTATATATCAAGAAGCTAAACCTGAAAAGAAAAAACTTGTTGGTGGTATAATGGCTTCTGCTGCACTAACTGCATTCTTAACAGGTATTACAGAACCAATTGAATTTTCATTCTTATTTGTTGCACCAGCATTATTTGCAATACATTGTGTATTTGCGGGTTTATCTTTTATGACAATGCACCTATTAAATATTAAAATAGGTATGACATTCTCTGGTGGTGTTATAGACTTTATATTATTTGGTGTCGTTCCAAATAGAACTAGATGGTGGCTTGTAATTCCTGTAGGTCTATGTTTCTCTGTAATTTACTATTTTGGATTTAGATTTGCTATAAGAAAATGGAATCTTAAGACTCCAGGTCGAGAAGATGATACCAATGCTGGAAGTGGCAGCCATGTTTCTGAAGGATCTTTAGCCGCTAAAACACTAGAAGCTTTAGGTGGTAAAGAAAATTTAACTAACTTAGATGCCTGCATAACTCGTCTTAGAGTAAGTGTTAATAGTATTGATAAAGTAAATAAGGAAGAACTTAAAGCATTAGGCGCTTCTGGAGTTATGGTAGTAGGTAATAACATACAAGCAATCTTTGGACCAAAATCTGATCAGTTAAAAGAACAAATTAAAGATGTTATATCTGGAAAAATTATAACTGAAGATGTAAAAATAAAAGAACCTAAAAAAGAAAATGTAAAAGTTTCTTCAAAAGATAAGTTTATAGCCCCAATAGAAGGAAAAATACTTTCTATAACTGATGTTCCAGATGAAGTTTTCTCTCAAAAAATGATGGGTGATGGATTTGCTATAGAGCCTAAAAATGGAACAGTGGTTTCCCCTGTAGATGGAGTAGTAACTACAGTATTTCCAACTAAACATGCCATCGGAATAACAGCAGACAACGGACTAGAACTTCTAATTCACTTCGGAATAGATACAGTTAATCTTAAAGGTGAAGGTCTAGACGCTTTAGTAGAACAAGATGCTAAAGTTAAGGCAGGAGATCCAATATTAAAAGTAGATATTGATAAAATTAAGGACAAAGTTCCTTCAATAATAACTCCAATAATATTTACTAATTTAACTGATGATCAAGAATTAGAGATTGCTAAAATTGGCAACCATGTTAAAGCTGGAGAAGACAATATCATTAAATTAAAATAA
- a CDS encoding undecaprenyl diphosphate synthase family protein gives MRMPNHVGIIPDGNRRWANNKGMEKQCGYDFGLNPGLMLFRLCRAAGINEITYYGFTTDNNKRPKIQRESFTKACVKAVEMLCNEDASLLVVGNTESAMFPKELLPYTTERKIFKKGGIKVNFLVNYGWEWDLGALENNKLSSRNKINKYIKSTDISRLDLIIRWGGRRRLSGFLPIQSVYSDFYIIEDYWPDFKPEHFYEALKWYDKQDITLGG, from the coding sequence ATGAGAATGCCAAATCATGTTGGGATAATTCCAGATGGAAATAGAAGGTGGGCTAATAATAAAGGAATGGAAAAACAGTGTGGATATGATTTTGGATTAAATCCAGGACTTATGCTATTTAGGCTTTGCAGGGCAGCAGGAATAAATGAGATTACATATTATGGATTTACTACAGATAACAATAAAAGACCTAAAATACAAAGGGAATCTTTTACTAAAGCTTGTGTTAAAGCGGTAGAAATGTTATGTAATGAAGATGCTTCACTACTTGTAGTAGGAAATACAGAATCAGCCATGTTTCCAAAGGAACTACTTCCTTATACTACGGAAAGAAAAATATTTAAAAAGGGGGGAATAAAAGTAAATTTCCTTGTGAATTATGGTTGGGAATGGGATCTTGGGGCCTTAGAAAATAATAAGTTAAGTAGTAGAAATAAAATAAATAAATATATAAAATCTACAGATATATCAAGATTAGATTTAATAATAAGATGGGGAGGAAGAAGGCGATTAAGTGGATTTTTACCTATACAATCAGTATATTCTGATTTTTATATAATAGAGGATTACTGGCCTGATTTTAAACCAGAACATTTTTATGAAGCATTAAAATGGTATGATAAACAGGATATAACTTTAGGTGGTTAA